One region of Brachybacterium saurashtrense genomic DNA includes:
- a CDS encoding alpha/beta fold hydrolase, whose protein sequence is MHRLEVPGARIAWAFSDESGYPVVQLHGLTSSRSRDRVLDLDLGRGLTGTRLLRYDARGHGHSTGRPVPEDYLWSTLAEDLLHLLEVWFPGEQVHGVGPSMGAGTLLHAAVREPERFSGFTLLLPPTAWETRAARAEEYRRAATFIERHGLDRLIAADASAPQPPASVGHPDSVPHVSAELLPSVYRGAALSDLPDPALIARLTQPTTVLAWTDDPGHPVSTAETLVSLMPHAALQIASTPEEVRRWPAVLAADVGRNAAASGAR, encoded by the coding sequence ATGCACAGACTCGAGGTACCGGGGGCGAGGATCGCCTGGGCCTTCAGCGACGAGTCCGGTTATCCCGTGGTGCAGCTCCACGGCCTCACCTCCAGTCGCTCCCGCGACCGCGTGCTCGACCTCGACCTGGGCCGGGGACTGACCGGCACCCGCCTGCTGCGCTACGACGCGCGCGGCCACGGCCACTCCACCGGCCGCCCCGTCCCCGAGGACTACCTGTGGTCCACGCTCGCCGAGGACCTGCTGCACCTGCTCGAGGTGTGGTTCCCCGGGGAGCAGGTGCACGGTGTGGGCCCCTCGATGGGGGCGGGCACGCTGCTGCACGCGGCGGTGCGGGAGCCGGAGCGGTTCAGCGGATTCACGCTGCTGCTGCCGCCGACGGCCTGGGAGACCCGCGCGGCCCGGGCCGAGGAGTACCGGCGGGCGGCGACGTTCATCGAACGGCACGGCCTGGACCGCCTGATCGCCGCCGACGCCTCGGCGCCGCAGCCGCCCGCGTCCGTGGGCCACCCCGACAGCGTGCCGCACGTGAGCGCGGAGCTGCTGCCGTCGGTGTATCGCGGGGCGGCGCTCAGCGACCTCCCCGACCCGGCGCTGATCGCCCGCCTCACCCAGCCCACCACGGTGCTCGCCTGGACGGACGACCCGGGCCACCCGGTCTCCACCGCCGAGACGCTGGTCTCGCTGATGCCGCATGCCGCCCTGCAGATCGCCTCCACGCCGGAGGAGGTGCGGCGGTGGCCGGCGGTGCTGGCCGCGGACGTGGGCCGCAACGCCGCGGCATCCGGCGCCCGGTGA
- a CDS encoding histidine phosphatase family protein, with product MATVLLVRHGRTTANATGLLAGRTPGVALDDLGRDQAARTAERIAAVPVAEVVSSPLERCTETARAIVARQGAAPPSSVDDALTECNYGLWQNRRLSDLATEELWPRVQSQPSAVVFPGGESMAGMQARAVAAIRRHDAAVEAMHGPGAVWVAVSHGDIIKSILADALGMHLDLFQRLEVGPASVSIVSYGASRPRVAATNSDGGDLSWLAKGVPSGDAPVGGGAGVPAPDGRA from the coding sequence ATGGCGACAGTTCTGCTCGTGCGGCACGGCCGCACCACGGCCAACGCGACGGGCCTGCTGGCGGGCCGAACCCCCGGCGTCGCACTGGACGATCTGGGACGGGACCAGGCGGCGCGGACCGCGGAGAGGATCGCGGCGGTGCCCGTGGCCGAGGTGGTCTCCAGCCCGCTCGAACGCTGCACGGAGACCGCCCGCGCGATCGTGGCGCGGCAGGGTGCCGCACCGCCCTCGTCGGTGGACGACGCGCTCACGGAGTGCAACTACGGCCTGTGGCAGAACCGCCGGCTCAGCGACCTCGCCACGGAGGAGCTGTGGCCGCGCGTGCAGTCGCAGCCGTCCGCGGTGGTCTTCCCCGGCGGTGAGTCCATGGCGGGGATGCAGGCGCGGGCGGTGGCGGCGATCCGGCGCCACGACGCCGCCGTCGAGGCCATGCACGGGCCGGGGGCGGTGTGGGTGGCAGTGAGCCACGGCGACATCATCAAGTCGATCCTGGCCGACGCGCTCGGCATGCACCTGGACCTGTTTCAGCGGCTCGAGGTGGGGCCCGCCTCGGTGTCGATCGTGAGCTACGGCGCGAGCCGGCCGAGGGTCGCTGCCACGAACTCCGACGGCGGCGATCTGTCCTGGCTCGCGAAGGGCGTCCCTTCCGGGGATGCGCCGGTGGGCGGCGGCGCAGGCGTTCCCGCCCCTGACGGCCGGGCATAG
- a CDS encoding DUF3090 domain-containing protein yields the protein MTDVPAHVHEFDWPDRVVIGTIGRPGARTFYLQARTGAEIVSVALEKEQSALLAQKVDEMLDQLRAVEGNRYSVPDGTPDELVDDDPLDPVQEQFRAGTLGIGWDPTTAQVILEAQPLPADDDVTEADAPALSEMLRVRMPVGTARAFTRRTREIVDAGRPLCSLCGHPIDPDGHTCILPEL from the coding sequence ATGACCGACGTGCCTGCCCATGTTCATGAGTTCGACTGGCCGGACCGGGTCGTGATCGGGACGATCGGGCGTCCCGGCGCCCGGACGTTCTACCTGCAGGCGCGCACCGGGGCGGAGATCGTGAGCGTGGCGCTGGAGAAGGAGCAGTCGGCGCTGCTCGCGCAGAAGGTCGACGAGATGCTCGACCAGCTCCGCGCCGTCGAGGGCAATCGCTACAGCGTTCCCGACGGCACTCCCGACGAGCTCGTCGACGACGACCCGCTCGATCCCGTCCAGGAGCAGTTCCGCGCCGGCACCCTCGGCATCGGGTGGGACCCCACCACGGCCCAGGTGATCCTCGAAGCGCAGCCGCTCCCCGCCGACGACGACGTGACCGAGGCGGACGCGCCGGCGCTCTCCGAGATGCTGCGGGTGCGGATGCCCGTCGGCACCGCGCGGGCGTTCACCCGGCGCACCCGCGAGATCGTGGACGCCGGGCGTCCCCTGTGCTCGCTCTGCGGCCATCCCATCGACCCCGACGGCCACACCTGCATCCTCCCCGAGCTCTGA
- a CDS encoding SCO1664 family protein produces the protein MTATDLVTAELTLIGRLTTASNATFLGRIGEAEVVYKPVAGEAPLRDFPGGTLARREIAAHLVSQALGWDIVPRTWWRDGPLGEGMVQLWQEQDPDQRAVDLVASDRVPTTGWRSVLEGLDQDGQRITLVHEDSPALRRMAVFDLIVNNADRKGGHVLTMAGGHRHGVDHGLTFHRDHKLRTVLWGWVGDALTAEELDGVGRVAGEVEGELGGRLAELLSGDEVASLAARCEQLQQEGCFPAPRGEMPAVPWPLF, from the coding sequence ATGACCGCGACGGATCTGGTGACCGCCGAGCTGACGCTCATCGGTCGCCTCACCACGGCGTCCAACGCGACGTTCCTGGGCAGGATCGGGGAGGCGGAGGTGGTCTACAAACCGGTGGCCGGCGAGGCCCCGCTCCGGGACTTCCCCGGCGGCACCCTGGCCCGCCGGGAGATCGCCGCCCATCTGGTCTCCCAGGCCCTCGGCTGGGACATCGTGCCGCGCACCTGGTGGCGCGACGGCCCGCTCGGCGAGGGGATGGTGCAGCTCTGGCAGGAGCAGGATCCCGACCAGCGCGCCGTGGACCTGGTCGCCTCGGACCGCGTGCCCACCACGGGCTGGCGCAGCGTGCTCGAGGGCCTCGATCAGGACGGGCAGAGGATCACCCTCGTCCACGAGGACTCCCCCGCCCTGCGGCGCATGGCCGTGTTCGACCTGATCGTCAACAACGCCGACCGCAAGGGCGGCCACGTCCTCACCATGGCCGGCGGGCATCGCCACGGCGTCGACCACGGACTCACCTTCCATCGCGACCACAAGCTGCGCACCGTCCTGTGGGGATGGGTGGGGGACGCCCTGACCGCCGAGGAGCTCGACGGCGTGGGCCGTGTAGCCGGCGAGGTGGAGGGCGAGCTGGGAGGCCGCCTCGCGGAGCTGCTCAGCGGCGACGAGGTCGCCTCGCTCGCCGCGCGGTGCGAGCAGCTGCAGCAGGAGGGCTGCTTCCCGGCCCCGCGCGGCGAGATGCCGGCGGTGCCGTGGCCGCTGTTCTGA
- a CDS encoding YciI family protein — protein sequence MAQYIIYFNQQWVGEHTPEWFAERGPLAEAVVKDMQDAGVLVFAAGVDEDVDAALTADDTGGALEFSTGLYAPDEQYIGGLTIVEVADDEDARRWGGRIAEACGWPQQIRRVY from the coding sequence ATGGCGCAGTACATCATCTACTTCAACCAGCAGTGGGTGGGTGAGCACACCCCGGAGTGGTTCGCGGAGCGCGGCCCGCTCGCCGAAGCCGTCGTGAAGGACATGCAGGACGCCGGAGTGCTGGTGTTCGCCGCGGGCGTCGACGAGGACGTCGACGCGGCGCTCACCGCCGACGACACCGGAGGCGCGCTGGAGTTCAGCACTGGCCTGTACGCGCCGGACGAGCAGTACATCGGCGGGCTCACCATCGTGGAGGTCGCCGATGACGAGGACGCGCGGAGGTGGGGCGGTCGGATCGCCGAGGCCTGTGGGTGGCCGCAGCAGATCCGACGGGTCTACTGA
- a CDS encoding SDR family NAD(P)-dependent oxidoreductase, whose translation MDLSDKVAIITGGGRGIGRGIVDAFLEQGAQVVVAQRSSLDAVLAEDSRVAYVGADFSHETDFTAVIDSAIAAFGRLDVVVNCAGVMVERDPAEVSPTEWEATMSVNLRTPLLLVQAALPHLADGGSIINIGSVEGLSANPGHAAYAASKGGVHAMTRALAVDLGARGIRCNAIAPGWIESNLSEKYIASMEDPAAARAELRRLHPVGRLGTPRDIGQAAAFLASDRAAFITGEVLVVDGGRTAKLPSPA comes from the coding sequence ATGGATCTGAGCGACAAGGTAGCCATCATCACGGGCGGAGGGCGCGGCATCGGACGAGGAATCGTCGACGCGTTCCTCGAGCAGGGCGCGCAGGTCGTCGTCGCGCAGCGCTCGTCCCTCGACGCAGTGCTCGCCGAGGACTCGCGCGTGGCCTACGTCGGCGCGGACTTCTCGCACGAGACGGATTTCACGGCGGTCATCGACAGCGCGATCGCGGCCTTCGGACGGCTCGACGTCGTGGTGAACTGCGCCGGCGTCATGGTCGAGCGCGACCCTGCCGAGGTGTCTCCCACAGAGTGGGAGGCGACGATGTCGGTCAATCTCCGCACTCCGCTGCTCCTTGTGCAGGCGGCGCTCCCCCACCTCGCCGACGGCGGCAGCATCATCAACATCGGGTCGGTCGAAGGACTGAGCGCGAACCCCGGGCATGCCGCGTACGCGGCATCCAAAGGCGGCGTGCACGCGATGACCCGCGCTCTCGCCGTCGACCTCGGCGCACGCGGGATCCGCTGCAACGCCATCGCTCCGGGATGGATCGAATCGAACCTCAGCGAGAAGTACATCGCGTCGATGGAGGATCCCGCGGCGGCGCGAGCGGAGCTGCGCCGACTGCACCCTGTCGGCAGGCTCGGCACACCTCGCGACATCGGGCAGGCAGCCGCATTCCTGGCCAGCGATCGAGCGGCGTTCATCACGGGCGAGGTCCTGGTCGTCGACGGCGGTCGCACCGCGAAGCTGCCCTCGCCGGCCTGA
- a CDS encoding GlxA family transcriptional regulator has protein sequence MDPVRIAIYVFDGISTFHLAIPQMVFGEVARQQLADWSTVLFTDHAGSVTTAEGQEISPITGPGSALTADIVVVPSWFDDGRVPARRLQELLLDAHRRGAVVAGLCLGAFPVADTGLLDGRSAVTHWYAADLLAARRKNVEIDASVLYIDHGDVITSAGTASGIDACLHLVRTRLGTAAANSVARSLVIAPHREGGQAQYVERPLPARSSDDPMSQVLDWAIEHLDEPLTVDDLARRARMSRRTFVRAFRVSTGTTPASWVTSKRLDEARRLLEQTDLPIERVARLVGYSSAITFRQNFSRAFATTPTSYRRRFGTA, from the coding sequence ATGGATCCGGTGCGGATTGCGATCTACGTCTTCGATGGCATCTCGACGTTCCACCTCGCAATTCCGCAGATGGTGTTCGGCGAGGTCGCGCGTCAGCAGTTGGCCGACTGGTCCACCGTGCTGTTCACCGACCACGCGGGATCAGTGACGACTGCGGAGGGCCAGGAGATCTCCCCGATCACCGGACCTGGCTCCGCGCTCACGGCGGACATCGTCGTGGTGCCGTCCTGGTTCGACGACGGGCGAGTGCCAGCGCGTCGACTGCAGGAGCTCCTGCTCGATGCTCATCGGCGCGGAGCAGTCGTAGCAGGCCTCTGCTTGGGCGCGTTCCCCGTCGCCGACACCGGCCTTCTCGACGGCCGCAGCGCGGTCACACACTGGTATGCGGCCGACCTTCTCGCCGCACGCAGAAAGAACGTCGAGATCGATGCATCCGTGCTGTACATCGATCACGGAGACGTGATCACGTCGGCCGGCACGGCATCGGGTATCGACGCGTGCCTGCATCTGGTGCGCACGCGCCTGGGAACCGCTGCGGCCAACAGTGTCGCCCGGTCCCTCGTCATCGCTCCTCATCGAGAAGGCGGACAGGCACAGTACGTCGAGCGTCCGCTCCCGGCGCGCAGCAGCGACGATCCGATGTCCCAGGTCCTCGACTGGGCGATCGAGCACCTGGACGAGCCGTTGACCGTCGACGACCTGGCCCGACGAGCGCGCATGAGCAGACGCACTTTCGTGCGAGCGTTCCGGGTCAGCACCGGAACCACACCCGCGTCCTGGGTCACGTCCAAACGTCTCGACGAGGCGCGCCGCCTGCTCGAGCAGACGGATCTGCCGATCGAACGCGTGGCCAGGCTCGTCGGCTACTCCAGCGCGATCACATTCCGGCAGAACTTCTCGAGGGCCTTCGCCACGACGCCGACGTCGTATCGCCGTCGCTTCGGCACCGCCTGA
- a CDS encoding MBL fold metallo-hydrolase, whose translation MKYTHVRNATALLTIGGTRILVDPMLGAKGSSVSAPTTVDNHSRNPLVDLVTPLGDLLDVDAVLVTHTHPDHWDGAAAALLDRELPIFAQNGGDADAFAQVGFTDVRIVDGSLPFGDVTITRTRAQHGSDEVLARWGEMMGQVSGYVLATDGEPTVYIAGDAVWTADIADELHTHRPDVTVLNTGEARWADGSKIIMGAVDVAEVHNAAPGTQIVAVHMEALNHCVVTREDVRRVAEAGGFADCVFTPVDGETLVF comes from the coding sequence GTGAAGTACACCCATGTCCGAAACGCCACTGCCTTGCTCACCATCGGCGGCACGCGGATCCTCGTCGATCCCATGCTGGGTGCCAAGGGCTCATCGGTCTCTGCACCGACGACCGTCGACAACCACTCCCGCAACCCCCTCGTGGACCTCGTCACGCCGTTGGGAGACCTGCTCGACGTGGATGCCGTTCTCGTGACCCACACGCACCCCGACCACTGGGACGGGGCCGCGGCCGCACTGCTGGACCGTGAACTGCCGATCTTCGCGCAGAACGGCGGCGACGCCGACGCCTTCGCCCAGGTGGGTTTCACCGACGTCCGCATCGTGGATGGCTCGCTCCCCTTCGGTGACGTGACGATCACCCGGACACGCGCCCAACATGGCTCCGACGAGGTCCTTGCTCGATGGGGCGAGATGATGGGGCAGGTCAGCGGCTACGTCCTGGCGACCGACGGCGAGCCGACCGTCTACATCGCCGGCGACGCCGTCTGGACGGCCGACATCGCCGACGAGCTGCACACGCATCGTCCGGACGTCACGGTGTTGAATACGGGTGAAGCTCGCTGGGCGGACGGCAGCAAGATCATCATGGGGGCGGTCGACGTCGCCGAGGTGCACAATGCGGCCCCGGGCACGCAGATCGTCGCCGTGCACATGGAGGCGCTGAATCACTGTGTCGTCACCCGCGAAGACGTGCGGCGTGTCGCGGAGGCGGGAGGCTTCGCCGACTGTGTCTTCACGCCGGTGGACGGCGAAACCCTCGTGTTCTGA
- a CDS encoding isochorismatase family protein, translating into MTTPRRALVIIDVQQEYFGGPLEIQYPPHADSLPKITAAIDAAHQAGLPVVAVQHTMGVGAPVFDPELPGFQLHPEIENRRIDAWKSVVKQYGSIYAGTDLAAHLRELDVDTVTLVGYMTNNCVLASAVEGEGLGFRTEVLADATGAIHLANEAGSADAETVHTTLMTLLNSNWAAVATTSDWVGAVDSGATLAGSDLGTSAVRGAQRAVA; encoded by the coding sequence ATGACCACGCCCCGTCGCGCCCTTGTCATCATCGACGTCCAGCAGGAGTACTTCGGTGGCCCGCTGGAGATCCAGTACCCGCCGCACGCCGACTCGCTGCCGAAGATCACGGCGGCGATCGACGCCGCCCATCAGGCAGGGCTCCCGGTCGTGGCCGTGCAGCACACGATGGGTGTCGGCGCTCCGGTCTTCGACCCGGAGCTGCCGGGCTTCCAGCTGCACCCGGAGATCGAGAACCGCCGGATCGACGCGTGGAAGTCGGTCGTGAAGCAGTACGGGTCGATCTACGCCGGCACGGACCTGGCCGCGCATCTGCGTGAGCTGGATGTGGACACCGTCACCCTGGTCGGCTACATGACCAACAACTGTGTCCTCGCCTCCGCTGTCGAGGGCGAGGGGCTCGGGTTCCGGACCGAGGTGCTCGCCGATGCCACTGGTGCGATCCACCTCGCGAACGAGGCCGGCTCCGCCGATGCCGAGACCGTGCACACCACGCTGATGACCCTGCTGAACTCCAACTGGGCCGCGGTCGCCACCACCTCCGACTGGGTCGGAGCAGTCGACTCCGGAGCGACGCTTGCGGGCAGTGATCTCGGCACCTCGGCAGTTCGAGGTGCCCAGCGAGCCGTCGCCTGA
- a CDS encoding MFS transporter encodes MTTSTEKPTSRAIVALVVIATAQLMLVLDDSIVNIALPSIQTELAVSPTHLPWVVNAYILAFGALLLLGGRIGDLWGRKRTLQLGLAIFVLASLAGGFGQSTEMLIIARAVQGLGAALASPNALALITTTFADRTMRDTALSLYGAMTGFGIILGLLLGGVLTGTLGWRWVFFINVPIGILALVGTRTLVGADRHPGRLGTIDAILGTGGMVALVYAITRFGESGLADPLAIVLIATAAVMLTIFIAVQSRSRNPLVPLSLFRDRNRTGAYLTMLLMAIGPMGTFYILTLHLQQVEQYTPLMTGIAWLPFAAGIFVGAGTTPKLLLRIAPRYVVTGAALLGAGATFWFSRITTETDYWLHLAPAMFLLAIGFGGGAIALTQAAIYRVDSDKAGIASALLNSAQQIGVALGLALLAGVAATVTAETGGTTPQTLVDGYTTALVVATGVLIAAAIIAFVMLSTRSNTEDRADVPSPAA; translated from the coding sequence GTGACGACCTCAACGGAAAAGCCGACCAGCAGGGCCATCGTCGCGCTCGTGGTCATCGCGACGGCACAACTGATGCTGGTGCTCGACGATTCGATCGTGAACATCGCCCTGCCGTCGATCCAGACGGAGCTGGCGGTCAGCCCGACTCATCTGCCATGGGTGGTCAACGCGTACATCCTCGCGTTCGGGGCGCTCCTGTTGCTCGGCGGCCGCATCGGTGACTTGTGGGGGCGCAAGCGCACGCTCCAACTCGGGCTGGCAATCTTCGTTCTCGCCTCGCTGGCCGGCGGGTTCGGCCAGAGCACCGAGATGCTCATCATCGCGCGCGCCGTCCAAGGCCTCGGTGCGGCACTGGCCTCGCCCAACGCGCTGGCGCTCATCACCACGACGTTCGCGGATCGGACGATGCGCGACACGGCTCTGTCCCTCTACGGGGCGATGACCGGGTTCGGCATCATCCTCGGCCTCCTACTCGGCGGTGTGCTCACCGGCACCCTGGGATGGAGATGGGTGTTCTTCATCAACGTGCCCATCGGCATCCTCGCGCTCGTCGGCACGCGCACGCTGGTCGGCGCGGACCGGCACCCGGGGCGTCTGGGAACGATCGACGCGATCCTCGGCACCGGAGGCATGGTCGCGCTCGTCTACGCCATCACCCGCTTCGGCGAGTCCGGACTCGCCGACCCACTCGCGATCGTCCTCATCGCGACCGCAGCGGTGATGCTCACGATCTTCATCGCCGTCCAGTCGCGCAGTCGCAACCCCCTGGTGCCCTTGAGCCTCTTCAGGGACCGCAACCGGACGGGGGCGTATCTGACGATGCTGCTCATGGCGATCGGCCCGATGGGCACCTTCTACATCCTCACGCTCCACCTGCAGCAGGTCGAGCAGTACACCCCGCTGATGACGGGCATCGCGTGGTTGCCGTTCGCCGCCGGGATCTTCGTCGGCGCAGGCACTACACCGAAACTGCTCCTGCGCATCGCCCCTCGGTACGTCGTCACGGGAGCAGCGCTCCTGGGGGCCGGAGCCACGTTCTGGTTCTCCCGCATCACCACCGAAACCGACTACTGGCTCCACCTCGCCCCGGCCATGTTCCTGCTCGCCATCGGGTTCGGCGGCGGCGCGATCGCCCTCACACAGGCCGCGATCTACCGTGTCGACTCCGACAAAGCCGGCATCGCCTCCGCCCTGCTCAACTCCGCACAGCAGATCGGCGTCGCTCTCGGACTGGCCTTGCTCGCCGGTGTCGCCGCCACCGTCACCGCCGAGACAGGAGGCACGACACCACAGACGCTTGTTGACGGATACACCACAGCACTCGTCGTCGCCACCGGTGTCCTCATCGCGGCAGCGATCATCGCATTCGTCATGCTCAGCACGCGATCGAACACCGAGGACCGCGCGGACGTGCCGTCTCCGGCAGCGTGA
- a CDS encoding type II toxin-antitoxin system RelE family toxin: MTYAVRIASAARRQIRKLPRDAQERVAAVLVLLADEPRPPASKKLTGRDAWRVRTGNWRVIYEIHDDELLVMVVAAGNRRDVYRR; this comes from the coding sequence GTGACCTACGCGGTTCGCATCGCGTCCGCCGCGCGTCGTCAGATCCGCAAACTCCCGCGTGACGCCCAGGAGCGAGTCGCCGCCGTGCTCGTCCTGCTGGCTGACGAGCCTCGGCCGCCAGCATCGAAGAAGCTCACCGGCCGTGACGCCTGGCGTGTTCGCACGGGGAACTGGCGAGTCATCTACGAAATCCACGATGACGAACTCCTCGTCATGGTAGTCGCGGCGGGGAACAGGCGTGACGTCTACCGGCGCTGA
- a CDS encoding type II toxin-antitoxin system Phd/YefM family antitoxin, whose product MEIAATKARDQLGRLIDRAHSEPVYLTRHDRRVGAIVDADTLDRLMEAAEELEDIAAYDAAKAEGGEGVTLDELRRELGL is encoded by the coding sequence ATGGAGATCGCCGCAACCAAGGCACGCGACCAGCTCGGGCGGCTCATCGACCGGGCGCACAGCGAGCCCGTGTACCTCACTCGCCATGATCGGCGGGTGGGCGCGATCGTGGATGCCGACACCCTCGATCGGCTGATGGAAGCGGCCGAGGAGCTCGAGGACATCGCGGCCTATGACGCGGCGAAGGCCGAGGGTGGAGAGGGTGTCACGCTCGATGAGCTCCGTCGCGAGCTCGGCCTGTGA